CAATAGGAAGGCTCTTTAATAACAGTTTATTATTGGTTTTTAGCAACTGTCCTCTCAAAGTGCAAGTTAAGGCACTGGGTTCAGAaaagatctgttccaggaaaTTACACTGATAGTCTGTCTGGATTAAAGGGGGTTATGTGACTttttgtctgatcagtggggatcagaCACCTGGGACCCTCCCCCCAATTAGCTGTTAGAGAAATCCCTGGTGCGCCTATGaatgccgtggccttctcactgcttaccctAGGCAAGTGATGCCACGACCATCGGTCACATGCGCTGCGTACCCTAGGGCAGTGAGCGCCGCAGTTTTCTCgctgcttaccctaggccagCGACGTCATGACCATTGGTCACGTGCGCTGCATATCGTAGCTGGGgctctctcaaacagctgatcggcaggggtccccaccaatcagatgcgggtcatcagttacaaaaataaaaatagtaatagTCGAATAAGCCCTTTAAACTAGATACCACAGTGAAACCTCTTTGAGACTACCACCTAAAATGGCACTGGAGAGTGGTCTTCTAGGGTGGTGGTATTCTCAAAGAAGAGTCAGCATGCATAGTACATGGTGGAACTGAAAAACTGTCAGCGGAAATCCAGTCTGGATAAGGGGATGGTCTTCTCAAAGTGTTTCAGTGACGTTTCCCTGTATTTGGCTGGATATCCACTTACGTCATCACAACATGGCAATGCCACAGCCTCCTCTTTTGGCTAATATGGAGGACTCAGGGGTTGAACGTTCACCAATAACACACTGATGCCCTATTCTAAGGACAGGCTATCAGTGTTATTTCCCAGAAAACCCCCCTTAAATTATAAAACAAACAACTACTTATTGTCTTCCTCCGATTGGATAAAAATAAGAGTTGGCAAGTTAAAAAAAGATGCTTTCAACAatggaaaattaaatgttaaTGCTAACAAAATAGAGAAATGTTCATGATTAGTTTGTTGAAGGTCCCGATATATAGAGGCTTTCACTATTCTCCCGTGGGGGTCATTTGAATAAGTAAATGGGAAGCAAAAGTCCATACTAAAGAAAACATCTCCATAATTTTCAGTGCATAAAAAGTTCAAATTTGTTCCTGTCCCTCAAGTAAACAGAGGTAGGTACAAAAATTGGCCAAAAGAAACCCAGAAGACACAGAGGCTTATTTTCACCCCAAAAATCTCAGTCCTGCCATCCCAGAGAATCCCAAAATGATGAAAATGACTTTAGGCAGGCGCCATTTGTTTGAGTTTAGTTCATGGGGTAAGATCTCCAGGAACGTGATGTAGACAAAGGTCCCAGCAGCTAAACCTTCAAGAACAGCCTGGACAAGACTGCCTCCATTGGCTTCAGTTTGCATCACCCCAATCCCTATACTTATGCCAATAGGTGACATGAGGGCAAACGTGACAATTGAAAGTACAAACCACCGGGTTTTCACGTTGCTCTGCATCAAGAGCAGCGATAGACTCACTGCAATTATACTTTTATGGATGAGAATAGCAATGGCTATTTGTAGGACCGCCGTCTGGGCGCTCTGTAGCCCAATAGCTATTCCTTCAAAGATTGAGTGCAGCGACAGCGAGAGGATGAGGATAAAACAGCGGAAGGAGGAGTGAGCGTTGAAATCCACGTGGAAGTGGCGTCCTGCGTGTTCTACATCACGATGTTGGCTATTGTGCGAGTGGCCGTGGAAATGTTcctcaacagctggagagctcgGACTGCTAGACAATAAGGGGGTGTTCTCTTCCGTCATCCCATCACTGCACTGCAGAACAATGCGTTCTACAATCAAGACGAGGAGGAACCCGATACCCAGGATGAATTCCGGCAGAGGGAAATCTGTCTAAAGATGTAAAGGAAACAAAACACATCAATAACATGTTCTCTGCCTTTGGCACAATCCCTACATACTGCACAATTCTAATATTTGGAACAATAGGGAGCAGAAAACTGGAAATGTATGTCATATTGCCACGATCTGTGATAACATTAAGATGGAGGGCCAACTTTTGGCACCTGTACCAATCAGTTGCATTAATAGGCCATGCCACTTGTGCAAGTGCTCTGGCCCCTTCAGTGTTCACCTCAGTCTACCTGCATGCCAGCATATATAGTGCCATGTAGCACTGCTGCCAAGATGGCGTGCAGGtagatagacacacacacacacaccacatcaGCAACTCCCTGTGCAACGAGCCTGAAAATCCATGGCGAATTCTGCAGATTGTGGATTTCTCACAGAATGGCTCTATATACAGTGTGTCTGAAGACATCTGAGACCCATAGTGTCTTACTGTAAAGAACGGAAGTACCGACACATACTGCCCAGATAGAGGACAAAGGACACTCTATCTATTGTCCTACGTCTAGTGAATAAAGGCATATGAAAATGTTCATATATACAGATGCAGTGTGCACTTAGGGGGGGAATTTATTAAAACTTCCTAATTGATAATATTAACTTGACTCATCTTAGGAGGTCCAGAAACCAGAAACCGAAATCTATGTCAGCTGGGAGCGCCCGTAGATTTCTGATGTAATTAATCAATTTTGATGAATTTATCAGGCGGCTTTGGCCAGAGATCTGCAGTAACGGCCACTACACAGCGTATGGAGCCGTGGTGTTCTGGCCCTGTACTACAGCCGATCAGTGTTAGagctcgttcacatgaccgtatggcttttgcggtccatttttagtttcagtagtgtttccggttccattccgtttttccggatggcatatatgtatacagtaattacacagaAAAAAGATTGGGCTGGgcaaaacattttcaatagatggttccgtatgtgttttgcggacccattgacttgaaggcaataatagaacatgttctatctttgaacagaacacatacggagtaattcagttttttttgcggaaccattgaaatgaattgttccgttTACAGAactcaaaaaacgtttgtgtgaacgagccattttccgttctgcataacggaaaccagacagatccgttacgcttgcctttttaaaggcttcagtcttatggattccattataaccatctcataacggaaaacaaaaccggaatccataacggtgatgtgaacccgcccttccCTGCGAGCCTTTGACATTGCagggtaattacaactgctccgtCCCATTCAAGTGCAGGCCTCTGTTCAGGACCTGcagattcctttaaaaaaaaacaagagcagAGCAGAAAAAACACTGCTGCATGGAGGATTTTT
The Bufo gargarizans isolate SCDJY-AF-19 chromosome 2, ASM1485885v1, whole genome shotgun sequence genome window above contains:
- the LOC122929608 gene encoding zinc transporter ZIP1-like, whose product is MEYLLQVKLGCLFGLLLLTLFLGLVPSRMKCFRAGRETQQMWISFIGCIAGGVFLSACLLDIVPDFLRDMKEAMEQQQIITDFPLPEFILGIGFLLVLIVERIVLQCSDGMTEENTPLLSSSPSSPAVEEHFHGHSHNSQHRDVEHAGRHFHVDFNAHSSFRCFILILSLSLHSIFEGIAIGLQSAQTAVLQIAIAILIHKSIIAVSLSLLLMQSNVKTRWFVLSIVTFALMSPIGISIGIGVMQTEANGGSLVQAVLEGLAAGTFVYITFLEILPHELNSNKWRLPKVIFIILGFSGMAGLRFLG